The following coding sequences lie in one Oryctolagus cuniculus chromosome 7, mOryCun1.1, whole genome shotgun sequence genomic window:
- the LOC138843198 gene encoding protein FAM131C-like, whose product MEKGPGPRLPETLVTTLAAGGLEPLSVAKPACSLLLLQDKQMDFCWDPWQRCFQTTSGHLRHSRSCASNYNVAALATSSLVGVVQSIKDLMTKPTAMARGRVAHLIKWKGWSAQRSDWELSPAEDERYHCLPDELGEARFAAGVAEQFAITEATLSAWSSLDGEELHLETSPQDTDQLQDPSFPSLRFLICKMDPLPIDSLLAFTSPGHSPDEWPSPDAPASPQPPSPEQQHRQRLPGGLGPEAGGCLQGSLPSVDSGSLSEEEDEVFYN is encoded by the exons atGGAGAAGGGCCCAGGGCCTCGCCTGCCCGAGACCCTGGTCACCACCTTAGC GGCTGGGGGTCTCGAGCCATTGTCTGTGGCCAAACCTGCCTGCTCTCTCCTCTTGTTGCAGGACAAACAGATGGACTTCTGTTGGGATCCTTGGCAG AGGTGCTTCCAGACCACCAGTGGCCACCTGCGCCACTCCAGATCCTGTGCCAGCAACTACAACGTGGCTGCCCTGGCCACCTCGTCTCTCGTGG GGGTGGTGCAGAGCATCAAGGACCTCATGACCAAGCCCACGGCCATGGCACGGGGCCGCGTGGCCCACCTCATCAAGTGGAAGGGCTGGAGCGCCCAGCGGTCGGACTGGGAGCTGTCCCCGGCCGAGGACGAGCgctaccactgcctcccagatgaGTTGGGGGAGGCCCGCTTTGCAGCAG GGGTCGCCGAGCAGTTTGCCATCACAGAAGCCACGCTGAGCGCCTGGTCCTCGCTGGACGGTGAGGAGCTGCACCTCGAGACCAGCCCCCAGGACACGGATCAGCTCCAGG ACCCTTCCTTCCCCAGCCTtcgttttctcatctgtaaaatggacccACTCCCCATTGACAGCCTCCTGGCTTTCACCTCGCCTGGCCACTCCCCTGATGAGTGGCCCTCCCCCGATgcccccgccagcccccagccccccagccctgaGCAGCAGCACCGGCAGCGGCTGCCCGGGGGCCTGGGGCCTGAGGCAGGGGGCTGCCTGCAGGGGTCGCTCCCCTCGGTGGACAGCGGCTCCCTCTCCGAAGAGGAAGACGAGGTTTTCTATAACTGA